Proteins found in one Pseudomonas mosselii genomic segment:
- a CDS encoding LysR family transcriptional regulator: protein MDRLNAMRVFVTVVDLGSQSAAADHLELSRPVVSRYLAELEDWVGARLMQRTTRKLSLTAAGLETLPRCRQLLELAGDLQNAVRQPDDAPRGELRISVSTSFGQAQLVDALAAYVKRYPGVKVELQMLDRTVNLVDERIDLAIRTSNDVDPNLIARRLSVCRSVVCASPAYLREHGTPRQVEELSRHNCLTHAYFGHSLWHFEVDGQNVAVPVQGNISANEAMTLQKAALAHAGIAMLPTYQAAAALRSGELVRLLPHARPRELTLNAVYTSRKHMPATLRSMLDFLAQRFGDEPEWDKGLS from the coding sequence ATGGACCGTCTCAACGCCATGCGCGTATTCGTCACCGTCGTCGACCTGGGCAGCCAGTCCGCCGCGGCGGATCATCTGGAGCTTTCCAGGCCCGTGGTATCGCGCTACCTGGCGGAGCTGGAGGACTGGGTGGGCGCACGCCTGATGCAACGCACCACGCGCAAGCTCAGCCTGACGGCGGCGGGTCTCGAAACCCTGCCCCGCTGCCGCCAGTTGCTGGAGCTGGCCGGCGACCTGCAGAACGCCGTGCGCCAGCCGGACGACGCCCCCCGCGGTGAACTGCGCATCAGCGTCAGCACCTCGTTCGGCCAGGCCCAACTGGTGGATGCGCTGGCCGCCTATGTCAAACGCTACCCTGGGGTGAAAGTGGAACTGCAAATGCTCGACCGCACCGTCAACTTGGTGGACGAGCGCATCGACCTGGCCATCCGCACCAGCAACGACGTCGACCCCAACCTCATCGCCCGGCGCCTGAGCGTGTGCCGCTCGGTGGTCTGCGCCAGCCCCGCCTACCTGCGCGAGCACGGTACGCCGCGCCAGGTCGAGGAACTGAGCCGGCACAACTGCCTGACCCACGCCTATTTCGGCCACAGCCTGTGGCATTTCGAGGTGGACGGGCAGAACGTCGCCGTGCCGGTGCAGGGCAATATCAGCGCCAACGAGGCCATGACCCTGCAGAAAGCCGCCCTGGCCCACGCCGGGATCGCCATGTTGCCCACCTACCAGGCGGCGGCCGCGTTGCGCAGTGGCGAGCTGGTACGGCTATTGCCGCACGCCAGGCCACGGGAGCTGACCCTGAATGCGGTGTACACCTCGCGCAAGCACATGCCGGCGACGCTGCGCAGCATGCTCGACTTCCTGGCGCAGCGGTTCGGCGACGAGCCGGAGTGGGACAAGGGATTGAGCTGA
- a CDS encoding putative quinol monooxygenase, producing MSQQQPVTHLAFIRASNGRSAELGVRLRDLLEPSRRAPGCLSFSVQRSQVDADLWLLSGSWCDQQAMSGYFASPTLDVFGELVQEQVVSSLDLHTFA from the coding sequence ATGAGCCAGCAGCAACCGGTCACACACCTGGCTTTCATCCGCGCCAGCAACGGTCGATCCGCGGAACTTGGCGTGCGCCTGCGCGACCTGCTCGAGCCGTCGCGGCGTGCGCCGGGCTGCCTGAGCTTCAGCGTGCAGCGCTCGCAGGTCGATGCCGACCTGTGGCTGCTCAGCGGCAGCTGGTGCGACCAGCAGGCGATGAGTGGCTATTTCGCCTCGCCCACCCTCGACGTATTTGGTGAGCTGGTGCAGGAGCAGGTGGTCAGCAGCCTCGACCTGCATACGTTCGCCTAG
- the ttgR gene encoding efflux transport transcriptional regulator TtgR, with the protein MVRRTKEEAQETRAQIIEAAEKAFYKRGVARTTLADIAELAGVTRGAIYWHFSNKAELVQALLDSLHETHDHLARASESEDELDPLGCMRKLLLQVFNELVLDARTRRINEILHHKCEFTDDMCEIRQQRQGAVLDCHQSIALALGNAVRRGQLPGELDIDRAAVAMFAYVDGLIGRWLLLPDSFDLLADVEKWVDTGLDMLRLSPGLRK; encoded by the coding sequence ATGGTCCGTCGAACCAAAGAAGAAGCCCAGGAAACCCGTGCCCAGATCATTGAGGCGGCGGAAAAGGCCTTCTACAAGCGCGGTGTCGCGCGTACCACCCTGGCCGACATCGCCGAGCTCGCGGGGGTGACCCGCGGGGCGATCTACTGGCATTTCAGCAACAAGGCGGAGCTGGTGCAGGCGCTGCTCGATAGCCTGCACGAAACCCATGACCACCTGGCCCGGGCCAGTGAAAGCGAGGACGAACTCGACCCGCTCGGCTGCATGCGCAAGCTCTTGCTGCAAGTGTTCAACGAGCTGGTGCTCGATGCCCGTACCCGGCGTATCAATGAAATCCTGCATCACAAGTGCGAGTTCACCGACGACATGTGTGAGATTCGCCAGCAACGCCAGGGCGCGGTGCTGGACTGCCATCAGAGCATCGCCCTGGCCCTGGGCAATGCGGTACGTCGTGGCCAGTTGCCCGGGGAGCTCGATATCGATCGGGCTGCCGTGGCCATGTTTGCCTATGTGGACGGCCTGATCGGCCGCTGGCTGCTGCTGCCGGACAGCTTCGACCTGTTGGCCGATGTCGAAAAATGGGTCGATACCGGGCTGGATATGCTGCGCTTGAGCCCAGGCTTGCGCAAATGA
- a CDS encoding MDR family MFS transporter: protein MTAALPPTVLRSVLTALMLAIFLGALDQTIVAVSMPAISAQFNDVGLLAWVISGYMVAMTIAVPIYGKLGDLYGRRRMILTGTALFTLASVACGLAQDMPQLVLARVLQGIGAGGMVSVSQAIIGDFVPPRERGRYQGYFSSMYALASVAGPVLGGWLTEYLSWRWVFWINLPLGLVALWVIHRALDGLSVKRREARVDYLGAVLMIVGLGSLLLGITLVGQGHAWLSSQVLALLGCALLGLLAFIAHERRCREPLLPLSLFGNRVAVLCWCVIFFASFQSISLTMLMPLRYQGITGAGADSAALHLLPLAMGLPVGAFTGGRMTSRTGRFKPQILTGALLMPLAIAAMALTPPQSGLLGAVFMLLTGIACGLQFPTSLVGTQSAVDSRDIGVATSTTNLFRSLGGAMGVACMSSLLLALLHQGGFEMLGNPLLGSLKTGEADPQTQARLLETFRDLLLVSAGASLIGLLAALALPDRQLRGR from the coding sequence GTGACTGCCGCCCTCCCCCCCACCGTCCTGCGTAGCGTCCTGACCGCCTTGATGCTGGCGATCTTCCTCGGCGCACTCGACCAGACCATCGTCGCCGTGTCCATGCCGGCGATCTCCGCGCAGTTCAATGACGTCGGGCTGCTGGCCTGGGTCATCTCCGGCTACATGGTGGCCATGACCATCGCGGTGCCGATCTACGGCAAGCTCGGCGACCTGTATGGTCGGCGGCGCATGATCCTCACCGGCACTGCCCTGTTCACCCTGGCCTCGGTGGCCTGCGGCCTGGCCCAGGACATGCCGCAACTGGTGCTGGCGCGGGTGCTCCAGGGCATCGGCGCCGGCGGCATGGTGTCGGTGAGCCAGGCGATCATCGGCGACTTCGTGCCACCGCGCGAGCGCGGACGCTACCAGGGCTATTTCAGCAGTATGTACGCCCTGGCCAGTGTCGCCGGGCCGGTGCTCGGCGGCTGGCTGACCGAGTACCTGTCCTGGCGCTGGGTGTTCTGGATCAACCTGCCGCTGGGACTGGTCGCCCTGTGGGTCATCCATCGGGCGCTGGACGGGTTGTCGGTCAAGCGCCGCGAGGCCCGGGTGGACTACCTGGGCGCTGTGTTGATGATCGTTGGTCTGGGCAGCCTGCTGCTGGGCATCACCCTGGTCGGCCAGGGGCATGCCTGGCTGTCGTCGCAGGTGCTGGCGCTGCTGGGTTGCGCGCTGCTCGGGCTGCTGGCGTTCATCGCCCACGAGCGCCGTTGCCGCGAGCCGCTGCTGCCGCTGAGCCTGTTCGGCAATCGGGTGGCGGTGCTGTGCTGGTGCGTGATCTTCTTCGCCAGCTTCCAGTCGATTTCGCTGACCATGCTCATGCCCCTGCGCTACCAGGGCATCACCGGTGCGGGTGCCGACAGCGCGGCGCTGCACCTGCTGCCACTGGCCATGGGGCTGCCCGTCGGCGCCTTCACCGGTGGACGCATGACCAGCCGCACCGGCCGCTTCAAACCGCAGATCCTGACCGGAGCACTGCTGATGCCGCTGGCCATTGCCGCCATGGCGCTGACACCACCACAGTCGGGCTTGCTCGGCGCGGTGTTCATGCTGCTGACCGGCATCGCCTGCGGCCTGCAGTTCCCCACCTCGCTGGTGGGCACGCAAAGCGCGGTGGACAGCAGGGACATCGGCGTGGCGACCAGTACCACCAACCTGTTCCGCTCGCTCGGCGGGGCGATGGGGGTGGCGTGCATGTCGAGCCTGTTGCTGGCGCTGCTGCATCAGGGCGGTTTCGAAATGCTGGGCAACCCGCTGCTGGGGAGCCTCAAGACCGGCGAGGCGGATCCGCAGACGCAGGCGCGCTTGTTGGAAACCTTCCGCGACCTGCTGCTGGTCAGTGCCGGCGCTTCGCTGATCGGACTGCTGGCGGCGCTGGCCTTACCCGACCGGCAGTTGCGCGGGCGCTAG
- a CDS encoding AraC family transcriptional regulator has translation MSSSTSLDPLLEQQRQELAGLIRRHAQIPHGSVSAIEDLYLTRYEEDVRGMPALAQPALCILAQGSKTLFLGDERYTYDPLHYMVVSVTLPITGALLEASPENPCLGLRLDIDPAQISQLIAESGPILVPGQASGRGLFVEKSDPQLLDTLLRLVRLLDSPRDIAVLAPLVRRELMYRVLRGPQGWRLCEIALSSSQTHRVCQAIAWLNRHYQEPLRIEDLAREVNLSTSTLHHRFKAVTSMSPLQYQKQLRLQEARRLMLNDGLEAAVAGYRVGYESPSQFSREYSRLYGAPPIRDVARLRASAS, from the coding sequence ATGAGTTCATCCACGTCCCTCGATCCGCTTCTGGAGCAGCAACGCCAGGAGCTGGCCGGACTGATCCGGCGTCACGCCCAAATCCCCCATGGCTCGGTGTCGGCCATCGAAGACCTGTACCTGACCCGCTACGAAGAGGATGTACGCGGCATGCCGGCCCTGGCACAACCGGCCTTGTGTATCCTGGCCCAGGGCAGCAAGACATTGTTCCTGGGCGACGAGCGCTATACCTACGACCCGCTGCACTACATGGTGGTCTCGGTGACGCTGCCCATTACCGGCGCCCTGCTCGAGGCCAGCCCGGAGAACCCCTGCCTGGGTTTGCGCCTGGATATCGACCCGGCACAGATCAGCCAGCTGATCGCCGAGAGCGGGCCGATACTGGTCCCCGGCCAGGCTTCCGGCCGTGGACTGTTCGTGGAGAAAAGCGATCCGCAGTTGCTCGACACGCTGCTGCGCCTGGTGCGCTTGCTCGACAGCCCGCGGGATATCGCCGTGCTCGCCCCACTGGTGCGCCGCGAGCTGATGTATCGCGTGCTGCGTGGCCCCCAGGGCTGGCGTCTGTGCGAGATCGCCCTGTCCAGCAGCCAGACCCACCGGGTATGCCAGGCCATCGCCTGGCTCAACCGGCATTACCAGGAGCCCTTGCGCATCGAGGACCTGGCACGCGAGGTCAACCTCAGCACCTCGACCCTGCACCACCGTTTCAAGGCGGTGACCTCGATGAGCCCGTTGCAGTACCAGAAGCAGCTGCGCCTGCAGGAGGCGCGGCGACTGATGCTCAATGACGGGCTGGAGGCCGCGGTGGCTGGCTACCGGGTGGGCTATGAAAGTCCGTCGCAGTTCAGCCGCGAGTACAGCCGCTTGTACGGAGCACCGCCGATTCGCGACGTGGCGCGCCTGCGCGCCAGCGCCAGCTGA
- a CDS encoding MBL fold metallo-hydrolase has product MSLLTPLRGLLLACLTLGGQAMASEPLKLEAYNPGHAAIFPVSSVIVSGAHEAILVDAQFGKGQAEQVVERLRASGKQLTTIYVSHGDPDYYFGLDTIIQAFPKARVVASAATVEHIRKTMDAKLAYWGPQMGGDKPARLVVPQVLEGNRLELEGQALEVVGLDGPQPDRSFVWIPSIKAVVGGVVVSEHIHVWMADTQTAQSHADWLSTLAKIEQLAPRTVIPGHYLGDSSRSLDAVRFTAGYIRDFDTEAAKAADSAALIAAMKQRYPNLGDESSLELGAKVAKGEMKW; this is encoded by the coding sequence ATGTCTCTTCTCACTCCCCTGCGCGGCCTGCTGCTGGCCTGTCTCACCCTCGGCGGCCAGGCCATGGCCAGCGAACCGCTAAAGCTCGAAGCCTACAACCCTGGCCACGCGGCGATCTTCCCGGTCAGTTCGGTGATCGTCAGTGGCGCCCATGAGGCCATCCTGGTCGACGCCCAGTTCGGCAAAGGCCAGGCCGAGCAGGTGGTCGAACGCCTGCGTGCCAGCGGCAAGCAGCTGACCACCATCTATGTCAGCCATGGCGACCCGGACTACTACTTTGGCCTGGACACCATCATCCAGGCGTTTCCCAAGGCCCGGGTGGTCGCCTCGGCCGCCACTGTCGAACACATTCGCAAGACCATGGACGCCAAGCTGGCCTACTGGGGCCCGCAGATGGGCGGGGACAAGCCGGCACGCCTGGTGGTGCCGCAGGTCCTCGAGGGCAATCGCCTGGAGCTGGAAGGCCAGGCACTGGAGGTTGTCGGCCTGGACGGTCCACAGCCGGACCGCAGCTTCGTCTGGATTCCCTCGATCAAGGCAGTGGTCGGTGGCGTGGTGGTTTCCGAGCACATCCACGTGTGGATGGCCGACACCCAGACCGCGCAATCCCACGCCGACTGGCTGAGCACCCTGGCGAAGATCGAGCAGCTTGCCCCGCGCACGGTGATCCCTGGGCATTACCTGGGCGACAGCAGCCGCTCGCTGGACGCGGTGCGCTTCACCGCCGGCTACATTCGTGACTTCGATACCGAAGCCGCCAAGGCCGCCGACTCCGCCGCGCTGATCGCAGCGATGAAGCAACGCTACCCGAACCTTGGCGACGAGAGTTCCCTGGAACTGGGGGCCAAGGTCGCCAAGGGCGAGATGAAGTGGTAA
- the ttgA gene encoding toluene efflux RND transporter periplasmic adaptor subunit TtgA, protein MQFKPAVTALVSAVALATLLSGCKKEEAAPAPQAPQVGVVTVQPQAFTLTSELPGRTSAYRVAEVRPQVNGIILKRLFKEGTDVKEGQQLYQIDPAVYEATLANAQANLQATRSLAERYKQLIDEQAVSKQEYDDANAKRLQAEASLKSAQIDLRYTKVLAPISGRIGRSSVTEGALVNNGQTNAMATIQQLDPIYVDVTQSTAELLKLRRDLESGQLQKAGDNAAQVQLVLEDGSLFKQQGRLEFSEVAVDETTGSVTLRAIFPNPDHTLLPGMFVHARLKAGVNANAILAPQQGVTRDLKGAPTALVVNQENKVELRQLKASRTLGSDWLIEEGLNPGDRLITEGLQFVRPGVEVKVSEATNVKKPAGPAQANTAKADAKAE, encoded by the coding sequence ATGCAATTCAAGCCAGCCGTAACCGCCCTGGTTTCCGCCGTGGCCCTGGCAACCCTGCTCAGTGGCTGTAAGAAAGAGGAAGCAGCGCCTGCGCCGCAGGCTCCTCAGGTCGGCGTCGTGACCGTGCAACCGCAAGCCTTCACCCTGACCTCGGAACTGCCGGGGCGTACCAGCGCCTACCGGGTGGCCGAGGTTCGCCCGCAGGTGAACGGCATCATTCTCAAGCGCCTGTTCAAGGAAGGCACCGACGTCAAGGAAGGGCAGCAGCTCTACCAGATCGACCCGGCCGTCTACGAGGCGACCCTGGCCAACGCCCAGGCCAACCTGCAGGCTACCCGCTCGCTGGCCGAACGCTACAAGCAGCTGATCGACGAGCAAGCCGTCTCCAAGCAGGAATACGACGACGCCAATGCCAAACGATTGCAGGCCGAGGCCTCGCTCAAGAGCGCCCAGATCGACCTGCGCTACACCAAGGTACTGGCCCCGATCAGTGGCCGCATCGGTCGCTCCTCGGTCACCGAAGGCGCCCTGGTGAACAACGGCCAGACCAACGCCATGGCCACCATCCAGCAGCTCGATCCAATCTACGTCGACGTCACCCAGTCCACCGCCGAGCTGCTCAAGCTGCGTCGTGACCTGGAAAGCGGCCAACTGCAGAAGGCCGGCGACAACGCCGCCCAGGTGCAACTGGTGCTGGAGGACGGCAGCCTGTTCAAGCAACAGGGTCGCCTGGAGTTCTCCGAAGTCGCCGTCGATGAGACCACAGGCTCGGTCACCCTGCGCGCGATCTTCCCCAACCCCGACCACACCCTGCTGCCTGGCATGTTCGTGCATGCGCGGCTCAAGGCCGGGGTCAACGCCAACGCCATCCTGGCCCCGCAACAGGGCGTGACCCGCGACCTCAAGGGCGCGCCGACCGCGCTGGTGGTCAACCAGGAGAACAAGGTCGAACTGCGCCAGCTCAAGGCCAGCCGCACTCTTGGCAGCGACTGGCTGATCGAGGAAGGCCTGAACCCGGGCGATCGTCTGATCACCGAAGGGCTGCAGTTCGTGCGACCGGGCGTCGAGGTCAAGGTCAGCGAAGCCACCAACGTCAAGAAGCCGGCCGGCCCTGCTCAGGCCAACACGGCCAAAGCCGACGCCAAAGCGGAGTAA
- a CDS encoding 5-guanidino-2-oxopentanoate decarboxylase, whose translation MATCGEVLVKLLEGYGVDHVFGIPGVHTVELYRGLAASSIRHITPRHEQGAGFMADGYARTRGKPGVCFIITGPGMTNITTAMGQAYADSIPMLVISSVQSRNQLGGGRGKLHELPNQAGLVAGVAVFSHTLMSADDLPEVLARAFAVFDGGRPRPVHIEIPLDVLVEPADHLLPGRVVRTTRAGAAPQIVQRMAVRLAKARCPLILAGGGALEAGTALARLAEHLQAPVALTINAKGLLPANHPLQIGSTQTLSATRALVAEADVVLAIGTELAETDYDVTFKGGFEIPGSLLRIDIDPDQTVRNYLPELALVGDAAQATEALLVALNLQAQPPRDSDWGAARAARLRQDNAASWDQPTLSQTRLLTSILQTLPDAILVGDSTQPVYTGNLTLDMARPRRWFNASTGYGTLGYALPAAMGAWLGSAESPAERAPVVCLIGDGGLQFTLPELASAVEAQVPLIVLLWNNQGYEEIKKYMVNRAIEPVGVDIHTPDFIGVALALGAEAEDVGDVGQLQAALGRAVERQGPTLIQVDQGRWQQAVLA comes from the coding sequence ATGGCAACCTGTGGTGAAGTGCTGGTCAAACTCCTCGAAGGCTATGGCGTCGATCATGTCTTTGGCATTCCCGGCGTGCATACCGTGGAACTCTACCGCGGCCTGGCCGCTTCCTCGATCCGTCACATCACCCCCCGCCACGAGCAGGGTGCCGGGTTCATGGCCGATGGCTACGCGCGTACCCGGGGTAAGCCTGGCGTGTGTTTCATCATCACCGGCCCGGGCATGACCAACATCACCACCGCCATGGGCCAGGCCTATGCCGACTCGATTCCGATGCTGGTGATTTCCAGCGTGCAATCGCGCAACCAGCTGGGCGGCGGCCGTGGCAAGCTGCATGAGCTGCCCAACCAGGCCGGGCTGGTAGCGGGGGTGGCGGTGTTCTCGCACACGCTGATGAGCGCCGATGACCTGCCTGAGGTGCTGGCCCGGGCCTTCGCCGTGTTCGACGGTGGCCGGCCTCGCCCTGTGCATATCGAGATCCCGCTGGATGTGCTGGTGGAACCCGCCGATCATCTGTTGCCGGGCCGCGTGGTGCGTACCACCCGTGCCGGCGCCGCGCCACAGATCGTGCAGCGCATGGCCGTGCGCCTGGCCAAGGCGCGGTGTCCGCTGATCCTGGCCGGTGGCGGTGCGCTGGAGGCGGGCACCGCGCTGGCGCGACTGGCCGAGCACCTGCAGGCGCCGGTGGCGCTGACCATCAACGCCAAGGGGTTGTTGCCCGCCAACCATCCGCTGCAGATCGGTTCGACCCAGACCCTGTCTGCCACCCGCGCGCTGGTGGCCGAGGCCGACGTGGTGCTGGCCATCGGCACCGAACTGGCCGAAACCGACTACGACGTGACCTTCAAGGGCGGTTTCGAGATTCCCGGCAGCCTGCTGCGGATCGATATCGACCCTGACCAGACAGTACGCAATTACCTGCCAGAACTGGCCCTGGTGGGCGATGCCGCCCAGGCCACCGAAGCGCTGCTGGTAGCCCTGAACCTGCAGGCGCAACCGCCGCGTGATAGCGATTGGGGAGCGGCGCGGGCCGCCCGCCTGCGCCAGGACAACGCGGCCAGTTGGGACCAGCCGACCCTGAGCCAGACCCGTCTGCTGACCAGCATCCTGCAAACCCTGCCGGACGCCATCCTGGTGGGCGATTCGACCCAGCCGGTCTATACCGGCAACCTGACCCTGGACATGGCCAGGCCGCGCCGCTGGTTCAATGCCTCGACCGGTTACGGCACGCTGGGCTACGCGTTGCCGGCCGCCATGGGCGCCTGGTTGGGCAGCGCCGAGTCGCCCGCCGAACGCGCGCCGGTGGTGTGCCTTATCGGTGACGGCGGGTTGCAGTTCACCTTGCCCGAGCTGGCCAGCGCGGTCGAGGCGCAGGTGCCGCTGATCGTGCTGCTGTGGAACAACCAGGGGTACGAGGAAATCAAGAAGTACATGGTCAACCGGGCGATCGAGCCGGTTGGCGTGGACATCCATACCCCGGACTTCATTGGCGTGGCGCTGGCGCTGGGGGCCGAGGCAGAGGACGTGGGCGATGTGGGGCAGTTGCAGGCGGCGTTGGGCCGGGCAGTGGAGCGTCAGGGACCGACCTTGATCCAGGTGGATCAAGGCCGGTGGCAGCAGGCGGTACTAGCCTGA
- a CDS encoding isocitrate lyase/PEP mutase family protein, producing MPKASHHDLRFAFRELLASGSCYHTASVFDPMSARIAADLGFEVGILGGSVASLQVLAAPDFALITLSEFVEQATRIGRVAQLPVLADADHGYGNALNVMRTVIELERAGVAALTIEDTLLPAQFGRKSTDLISVEEGVGKIRAALEARVDSALAIIARTNAGVLTTEEIIVRTQSYQKAGADGICMVGVKDFEQLEQIAEHLSVPLMLVTYANPNLRDDERLARLGVRIVVDGHAAYFAAIKATYDCLRQQRGQQHKSDSLGATELSHTYTQPEDYIRWAKEYMSVEE from the coding sequence ATGCCCAAGGCTTCCCACCACGATCTGCGTTTTGCCTTTCGCGAACTGCTTGCTTCAGGTTCGTGCTATCACACCGCTTCGGTCTTCGACCCGATGTCCGCCCGTATCGCCGCGGACCTGGGCTTCGAAGTCGGCATCCTCGGCGGCTCGGTCGCCTCGTTGCAGGTCCTGGCCGCGCCGGACTTCGCCCTGATCACCCTCAGCGAGTTCGTCGAGCAGGCCACCCGCATCGGGCGCGTGGCCCAGTTGCCGGTGCTCGCCGACGCCGACCACGGCTATGGCAATGCGCTCAATGTGATGCGCACGGTCATCGAGCTGGAGCGCGCCGGCGTGGCCGCGCTGACCATCGAGGACACCTTGCTGCCGGCCCAGTTCGGCCGCAAGTCCACCGACCTGATCTCGGTGGAGGAGGGCGTGGGCAAGATTCGCGCGGCGCTGGAGGCACGTGTCGATTCGGCGCTGGCGATCATCGCCCGGACCAATGCCGGCGTGCTCACCACCGAGGAAATCATCGTCCGCACCCAGAGCTACCAGAAGGCCGGCGCCGATGGCATCTGCATGGTGGGGGTGAAGGACTTCGAGCAGTTGGAGCAGATCGCCGAGCACCTGAGCGTGCCGCTGATGCTGGTCACCTACGCCAACCCGAACCTGCGCGACGACGAGCGCCTGGCGCGCCTGGGCGTGCGCATCGTGGTCGATGGCCATGCCGCCTACTTCGCCGCGATCAAGGCCACCTACGACTGCCTGCGCCAGCAGCGTGGCCAGCAGCACAAGTCGGACAGCCTCGGCGCCACCGAGCTTTCGCACACCTACACCCAGCCCGAGGACTACATCCGCTGGGCGAAAGAGTACATGAGCGTCGAGGAGTGA
- a CDS encoding NAD(P)-dependent oxidoreductase has protein sequence MSKIAIIGATGRAGSQLLEEALRRGHSVVAIARDPGSLQGRDGVTVKALDAKDSAALQAAVAGCDAVLSAAHFSTLEPGAIIEPVKRAGVKRLLVVGGAGSLLLPSGHRVIDSPDFPEAYKAEASAGVRFLDTLRREPTLDWTFLSPSAEFVEGERSGHYTLGKDHLLIGADGKSWITFADYAIAMLEELEKPAHSRARFTVGY, from the coding sequence ATGAGCAAGATCGCAATCATCGGCGCCACCGGGCGCGCCGGCAGCCAGTTACTGGAAGAGGCCCTGCGTCGTGGTCACAGTGTGGTGGCGATCGCCCGTGATCCGGGCAGCCTGCAAGGCCGTGACGGCGTGACGGTCAAGGCGCTGGATGCCAAGGACAGCGCCGCCCTGCAGGCGGCCGTGGCGGGCTGCGACGCGGTGCTGAGCGCGGCGCATTTTTCCACTCTCGAGCCGGGCGCGATCATCGAGCCGGTCAAGCGGGCCGGGGTCAAGCGCCTGCTGGTGGTGGGCGGGGCCGGCAGCCTGCTGCTGCCGTCCGGGCACCGGGTGATCGACAGCCCGGACTTCCCCGAGGCCTACAAGGCCGAGGCCAGCGCCGGGGTGCGCTTTCTCGATACGCTGCGCCGCGAACCGACCCTGGACTGGACCTTCCTGTCGCCGTCGGCGGAGTTCGTCGAAGGCGAGCGCAGCGGGCACTACACTCTGGGCAAGGACCACCTGCTGATCGGCGCAGACGGCAAGAGCTGGATCACCTTTGCCGATTACGCCATCGCCATGCTCGAAGAGCTGGAAAAGCCGGCACACTCGCGGGCAAGGTTCACAGTCGGTTACTGA
- a CDS encoding LysR substrate-binding domain-containing protein has protein sequence MKRLPPLPALHTFLVTAQHCNFTRAAHHLHITQGAVSRQIAGLEEHLGYALFQRQARGLALTREGQDWLPRVQQIFALIEQGVREVGGRSATLQLKAPTCVMRWLLPRLLEWQALRPDVPVELTTTVQHGVDFRREGFDAAVVYGAAPNQGQQVRKLFDEQLTPVCAPSVSSGPLQLQDLARQMLLHPSRDEHDWRLWLQAANAGFEPQGPKQHFETLDMAMAMASQGTGIAIGDFSLIGDDLHAGRLCMPFELKVTTGKGYYLVTPSKTMPAGLVELMEWLQARASSLAQSL, from the coding sequence ATGAAACGCCTGCCGCCCCTCCCCGCCCTGCACACCTTCCTGGTGACCGCCCAGCACTGCAACTTCACCCGCGCCGCGCACCATCTGCATATCACCCAAGGCGCGGTCAGCCGGCAGATCGCCGGGCTCGAGGAGCACCTGGGCTACGCATTGTTCCAGCGCCAGGCCCGAGGCCTGGCGCTGACCCGCGAAGGGCAGGACTGGCTGCCCAGGGTGCAGCAGATCTTTGCCCTGATCGAGCAAGGCGTGCGCGAGGTCGGCGGACGCAGCGCGACACTGCAGCTCAAAGCGCCGACCTGTGTGATGCGCTGGCTGCTGCCACGCTTGCTGGAATGGCAGGCACTGCGCCCAGATGTCCCGGTGGAGTTGACCACCACGGTGCAGCATGGCGTGGATTTTCGTCGCGAGGGCTTCGATGCGGCCGTGGTCTATGGCGCGGCGCCGAACCAGGGGCAGCAGGTACGCAAGCTGTTCGACGAACAACTGACGCCGGTCTGCGCGCCATCGGTGTCTAGCGGCCCCTTGCAGTTGCAGGACCTGGCACGGCAGATGCTGCTGCACCCCTCGCGGGACGAACATGACTGGCGGTTGTGGTTGCAGGCGGCCAATGCCGGGTTCGAGCCCCAGGGGCCGAAGCAGCATTTCGAGACGTTGGACATGGCGATGGCGATGGCCTCCCAAGGGACGGGGATCGCCATTGGCGATTTCTCGCTGATCGGCGACGACCTGCACGCAGGCCGATTGTGCATGCCGTTCGAGCTGAAGGTGACGACCGGGAAGGGGTATTACCTGGTGACACCTTCGAAGACCATGCCCGCGGGGCTGGTCGAGTTGATGGAGTGGCTGCAGGCACGTGCCTCAAGCCTTGCACAATCCCTGTAG